From Phaeodactylum tricornutum CCAP 1055/1 chromosome 11, complete sequence, one genomic window encodes:
- a CDS encoding predicted protein, whose amino-acid sequence PERLFRFSASKIPQTAAQAGSSKIPFGGVLRPLAPTGPNDEEIDTVQPGNAGIVRCKRCRTYINAFVSWLDQGKRWRCNICAQMNDCPSAYFCHLDEQGFRRDRFDRPELSKGVAEFLAPAEYMVRPPQEPTYFFVVDVSATAVRSGMLESVAAGIKASLDDLPGRGRTKIGFITFDSTVHYFNLAADLSSPQMLVVSDLKELFVPLPDNLLVNLKESRAVVETFLDNLPEMFAKNPVVSQSCLGPALKAAFTVMKQIGGKMCVFQSIMPNLGDGALKPREQPGIMGTPNEVKLLKSDVSWYKDTAIEFSRQQISVDMFLFPYQYMDLAALGELPKYTSGSLYSYVNFQRARDARRFEEQLNKTLVQTTAFEAVMRIRCTKGIRITNVYGNFYIRGTDLLALPNCNTDSVFAFDLAHDEQTVTSKYVTIQAALLYTSSDGERRIRVMTQALPVTSLMSEVIASVDCDACCALLAKQALEVSLKSSLDNARMKLQQVCVEMIKTAKSGDKRTVSGYAAPPPPGHYIASSDEDKPIPEHLALLPLYTLATMKNVAFRGGTDVHPDERVQARDLLNGMWVEDSKHFIYPRMFTIHDMGDNVGYTSEEEPGNESPSELTAGREQIVLPPVVNLSIENLTSNGVYLLDNGVDMYLWVGRTADLNVVGSLFGVHSLDDIDPNQVSR is encoded by the coding sequence CCCGAACGACTCTTTCGCTTTTCGGCGAGCAAGATTCCACAGACGGCGGCTCAGGCAGGATCTTCCAAGATTCCCTTTGGAGGGGTCCTTCGGCCGTTGGCGCCCACAGGgcccaacgacgaagaaatagATACCGTGCAGCCCGGAAACGCTGGAATTGTGCGTTGCAAACGCTGTCGTACCTACATTAACGCCTTTGTCTCCTGGTTGGATCAGGGAAAACGCTGGCGGTGCAACATTTGTGCGCAAATGAACGACTGTCCCTCGGCATACTTTTGTCACCTCGACGAACAAGGATTCCGTCGCGACCGGTTTGACCGCCCCGAACTCAGCAAGGGCGTTGCGGAATTTTTGGCTCCCGCCGAGTACATGGTACGCCCACCGCAGGAACCCACATATTTCTTTGTCGTGGACGTGAGCGCCACCGCTGTCCGCAGCGGCATGTTGGAAAGCGTAGCGGCCGGCATCAAGGCGAGTCTCGATGATTTGCCCGGGCGGGGTCGTACCAAAATCGGTTTCATTACCTTTGACAGCACGGTGCACTACTTCAATCTAGCCGCCGATCTCTCCAGTCCGCAGATGTTAGTCGTGTCGGATCTCAAGGAGCTCTTTGTCCCGCTCCCGGACAATCTATTGGTCAATTTGAAGGAATCGCGGGCGGTGGTGGAAACATTTCTTGATAACTTGCCCGAAATGTTTGCCAAAAATCCGGTTGTGTCGCAGTCCTGTCTGGGACCGGCTCTCAAGGCCGCCTTTACTGTCATGAAACAGATTGGAGGAAAGATGTGCGTCTTTCAATCCATCATGCCAAATTTGGGCGACGGCGCCTTGAAACCCAGAGAACAGCCCGGTATCATGGGAACGCCGAACGAAGTCAAGCTACTAAAGTCTGATGTTTCGTGGTACAAAGACACCGCCATCGAATTTAGTCGTCAACAAATCAGTGTCGATATGTTCCTGTTTCCCTATCAGTACATGGATCTGGCAGCTCTCGGCGAACTTCCAAAGTACACCTCCGGTTCCTTGTACTCGTACGTAAACTTCCAACGCGCCCGCGATGCTCGCCGCTTCGAAGAGCAACTCAACAAGACATTGGTACAAACAACCGCCTTCGAAGCGGTAATGCGCATTCGTTGTACCAAAGGCATCCGAATAACCAACGTTTACGGAAATTTTTACATTCGGGGCACGGATCTCTTGGCGTTGCCCAACTGCAATACCGATTCAGTCTTTGCGTTCGACCTGGCCCACGACGAGCAAACCGTGACGTCGAAATACGTAACGATCCAGGCGGCCTTGCTCTACACCAGCAGCGACGGCGAACGCCGCATACGGGTCATGACGCAAGCTCTGCCGGTCACGTCGTTGATGTCGGAAGTCATTGCTTCCGTCGACTGTGATGCCTGTTGTGCATTACTTGCCAAACAGGCTTTGGAAGTTTCACTCAAGTCCAGTCTAGACAACGCCCGCATGAAGCTCCAACAAGTATGTGTTGAAATGATCAAAACAGCCAAGTCGGGCGATAAACGCACGGTCTCGGGATACGCTGCACCGCCACCTCCCGGACACTACATTGCTAGCAGTGATGAAGACAAGCCCATTCCGGAGCATCTCGCACTACTACCGCTTTACACTTTGGCTACGATGAAGAACGTGGCCTTTCGAGGTGGGACGGATGTTCACCCCGACGAGCGTGTTCAAGCCCGTGATTTGCTAAACGGGATGTGGGTGGAGGACTCGAAGCACTTTATATATCCGCGAATGTTCACTATTCATGACATGGGCGATAATGTAGGTTATACCTCCGAAGAAGAACCAGGAAACGAAAGTCCCAGTGAGCTGACGGCCGGTCGCGAGCAAATTGTTCTCCCGCCCGTCGTGAATCTGAGTATCGAGAATTTGACTAGCAACGGCGTTTATCTGTTGGACAATGGCGTTGACATGTACCTTTGGGTAGGGCGTACTGCTGATCTTAATGTCGTTGGTTCACTTTTTGGAGTCCATTCCTTGGACGACATCGATCCGAATCAGGTAAGTCGGTGA
- a CDS encoding predicted protein: MVESESTTKVNVLMVGTGEYTTGYVGGGAADSDKGAGVVALTMFDLRRRNKVSRVGMCGVNGKKFAGIRSHMQKNIGDVYNDMDLTCETFPEDTVVDPLAYEVAAKAFYPGDVAIIFTPDDTHFAIAMNCIQRGMHVMVTKPIVQTLADHQKLAALAHENNVLVGVEVHKRLDPFYADARDRARSNLGDFQYMYAYMSQPKHQLETFKAWAGKSSDISYYLNSHHVDWSEWTLAGMARPVRVTATGSSGVAQSRSMNTEDSITLTVQWENLNDQKTLGCAVYTSSWAAPKSDVHSQQRFFYMGSSGEINVDQAHRGCTVATDAAGFASVNPLFMKYTPTNGMFSGQGSYGVRSFENFIDACCAVNAGTAQPRDFDDGSLATVHTTMQGTAILEAGRMSLDMDGRPMDIQYDGNDHEPIAIVPHVFTG, encoded by the coding sequence ATGGTTGAGAGTGAATCCACTACAAAAGTTAACGTCCTCATGGTGGGTACTGGCGAGTACACGACGGGATATGTTGGTGGAGGCGCGGCAGATTCGGACAAAGGCGCGGGCGTCGTTGCCTTGACGATGTTCGATCTCCGTCGTCGGAATAAGGTTAGCCGTGTGGGCATGTGTGGTGTCAACGGGAAGAAATTTGCTGGCATCCGTTCCCACATGCAAAAGAATATTGGGGATGTCTACAACGATATGGATTTGACATGTGAGACCTTTCCCGAAGATACGGTTGTGGATCCGCTTGCTTACGAAGTCGCCGCCAAGGCTTTTTACCCCGGAGATGTGGCGATCATCTTTACTCCGGACGACACGCATTTTGCGATCGCAATGAATTGTATCCAACGTGGTATGCATGTTATGGTAACCAAGCCCATAGTGCAGACCTTGGCAGATCACCAAAAGTTGGCAGCCTTGGCGCACGAAAACAATGTGTTGGTAGGAGTCGAAGTACACAAGCGTTTGGATCCTTTTTACGCTGATGCCAGAGACCGCGCACGTTCCAATCTCGGCGATTTTCAGTACATGTATGCATACATGTCACAGCCCAAGCATCAGCTCGAAACTTTTAAAGCGTGGGCAGGAAAATCGTCCGATATTTCCTACTATCTCAATTCACACCATGTAGACTGGTCAGAGTGGACTTTGGCTGGAATGGCACGCCCCGTACGCGTGACGGCAACTGGCTCGTCCGGAGTCGCCCAATCGCGCAGCATGAACACTGAAGACTCGATTACATTGACAGTTCAGTGGGAAAATCTCAATGATCAGAAGACGCTGGGTTGTGCCGTCTACACGTCTTCTTGGGCCGCACCCAAGAGCGACGTTCATTCGCAACAGCGATTCTTTTATATGGGTTCGTCCGGTGAGATCAACGTCGACCAGGCACACCGCGGGTGTACCGTCGCGACAGACGCCGCTGGCTTTGCTTCGGTGAATCCGCTGTTTATGAAATACACGCCAACCAATGGCATGTTTTCCGGGCAAGGAAGCTACGGTGTGCGAAGTTTCGAAAACTTTATTGACGCTTGTTGCGCGGTCAATGCGGGAACGGCCCAGCCAAGAGACTTTGATGACGGCTCTTTAGCGACGGTGCATACAACGATGCAGGGGACCGCCATTTTGGAGGCAGGTCGCATGAGTCTTGACATGGATGGTCGCCCCATGGATATTCAATACGATGGAAATGACCATGAGCCAATTGCAATTGTCCCCCACGTCTTCACCGGATAA
- a CDS encoding predicted protein, whose protein sequence is MQPSAKFGRTLQFLACLACSRIAAFSLHPTAAAQLLRFTTAVSLAADPNEQMPASNDSSSIRSSPVTNTTIIRVLALHGSEGNGASFAQTLKVWRESLLQEVAIDFQVSSFDAPVPKGHGYAWWAMPPHVRSFNATSYEHFDTSCAAVLQHINNIRPHVILGHSQGAILITALLALNQIRPHPPLGYILNGVAWPNPYTDEMEALRVDRGSSATTIPKVLLIVGERDKMNAPDQTARVGNTLQQAGMNITIISHPAGHAVPVQDSTVNKALAEWLTSSVDRLIN, encoded by the coding sequence ATGCAGCCGAGCGCGAAGTTTGGCCGAACGCTGCAATTCTTGGCTTGTCTTGCTTGTTCCCGAATAGCAGCATTTTCATTGCATCCAACCGCCGCTGCGCAACTCCTACGATTTACCACGGCTGTCTCGCTTGCTGCTGATCCTAACGAACAAATGCCCGCATCGAACGACTCGTCTTCGATACGCTCTTCTCCCGTTACGAACACCACGATTATTCGTGTTCTCGCGTTGCATGGAAGTGAAGGAAACGGCGCCAGTTTTGCCCAAACGCTGAAAGTGTGGCGAGAGTCACTACTCCAAGAGGTTGCCATCGATTTTCAAGTGTCTTCCTTTGACGCACCGGTTCCCAAAGGACATGGTTACGCTTGGTGGGCTATGCCACCCCATGTGCGGTCATTCAATGCAACAAGCTATGAGCATTTCGATACAAGTTGTGCCGCCGTCTTGCAGCATATCAACAACATCAGGCCACATGTGATCCTCGGGCATTCACAAGGAGCCATTCTTATCACCGCCTTGTTGGCACTCAACCAAATTCGACCGCACCCGCCTCTGGGATACATACTAAATGGAGTCGCTTGGCCAAATCCATACACGGACGAAATGGAGGCTTTACGTGTCGACAGGGGCTCTTCGGCCACAACAATACCCAAAGTCCTGTTAATTGTCGGAGAGCGAGACAAGATGAATGCTCCCGACCAGACAGCTCGAGTCGGCAACACACTGCAACAGGCTGGTATGAATATTACAATTATATCACACCCAGCTGGCCACGCGGTTCCCGTCCAAGATTCTACTGTCAATAAAGCTCTAGCCGAATGGTTGACTTCCAGTGTCGACCGATTAATCAATTAA
- the VPS45 gene encoding predicted protein (putative Vacuolar Protein Sorting Vps45p, Sec1 domain-containing protein, syntaxin-binding protein), protein MKVLLLDAVTTQVVSSVYSQTEILNQQVYLVSRLDETGSHTNGSASVSKSHLKAVVFCRPTQNNVNLIAKELSQRPRFLEYHIFFSGILPSGLVRVLAESDRTERVRQVKEIYADFLPVNEDLTSLQCRNTLAMTVAAGTSWAPKYAAQYERNIQGLQSMLLALKRQPSCIRYAGHSACAEELAKDMHDAIQADEIFHFRRSNAGGLLLLVLDRRDDPVTPLLSQWTYQAMVHELLGLNNHRVILRGAPNVTKDLEEVVLAASQDDFFHRNRHSNFGELGEAIQKLLKEYQSQTANQSSASLNTIEDMQNFMDKFPELRSRSHNVSKHVAIMGELARLVEVCSLMDVSQFEQELACSDDHNTHWRELMDKLGSNAVKVPDKLRLGLLYALRYETSANIHMVQSAMGKGGVPQDMVDLVNVMLRYGGAKSRGPGLFGNHDLMSKMTKNFMTSVQGVENVYAQHVPLIMDTVQTVMKGKLAARTHPIVPGSCTTRLHGDTVVPEEIIIFMVGGVTYEEGTKIAEFNIQMKGRVHVILGGSTVHNSTSFLDELRSTSL, encoded by the coding sequence ATGAAAGTTTTGTTGCTAGATGCCGTGACGACGCAGGTTGTATCGTCAGTATATTCACAAACGGAAATACTCAATCAACAAGTGTATCTTGTTTCGCGGCTGGATGAGACAGGAAGCCATACAAACGGGTCTGCATCTGTTTCGAAAAGTCATCTCAAGGCCGTCGTTTTTTGCCGGCCTACACAAAACAATGTGAATTTGATCGCTAAAGAACTCAGCCAACGCCCACGATTTTTGGAGTACCACATCTTTTTTTCGGGAATTCTTCCCTCCGGACTCGTACGCGTGCTAGCTGAAAGCGATAGAACCGAACGAGTTCGGCAGGTAAAAGAGATTTACGCCGATTTTTTACCCGTAAATGAAGATCTAACGAGTCTACAATGTCGCAACACACTCGCTATGACGGTCGCTGCCGGAACATCCTGGGCACCGAAGTATGCGGCACAATACGAGCGCAACATACAAGGACTCCAGTCCATGCTGCTGGCTTTGAAACGACAGCCGAGTTGTATCCGTTACGCGGGGCATTCGGCATGCGCCGAAGAGCTAGCGAAAGATATGCACGATGCGATTCAAGCTGATGAAATTTTCCACTTTCGAAGAAGTAATGCTGGTGGTTTGCTGCTTTTAGTGTTGGATCGTCGAGACGACCCTGTTACGCCACTGCTTAGCCAGTGGACTTATCAGGCGATGGTACATGAGTTGTTGGGTCTCAACAATCACCGTGTCATTCTTCGCGGAGCTCCCAACGTAACCAAAGATCTCGAGGAAGTAGTTTTAGCTGCATCGCAGGACGATTTTTTTCATAGAAACCGCCATAGCAATTTTGGAGAACTGGGCGAAGCCATTCAAAAACTTTTGAAGGAATACCAAAGTCAGACGGCAAATCAAAGCTCGGCAAGTCTCAATACAATTGAAGATATGCAGAATTTTATGGATAAGTTTCCGGAACTGCGCTCTCGATCACACAATGTGTCGAAACACGTGGCCATTATGGGTGAACTAGCTCGCCTAGTCGAAGTTTGCTCGCTGATGGATGTGTCGCAGTTCGAACAAGAGTTGGCGTGTTCTGATGATCATAATACCCACTGGCGAGAGCTCATGGACAAGTTAGGGAGCAATGCGGTAAAAGTCCCGGACAAGCTGAGGTTGGGACTGCTCTATGCCTTGCGCTACGAAACATCAGCTAATATACACATGGTACAGTCAGCGATGGGTAAAGGCGGTGTACCGCAGGATATGGTGGATCTTGTGAATGTTATGCTACGATACGGTGGGGCAAAGTCAAGAGGACCAGGTTTATTCGGAAACCACGATTTAATGAGCAAAATGACCAAGAATTTCATGACAAGTGTACAAGGCGTCGAGAACGTGTATGCGCAGCATGTTCCTCTTATCATGGACACTGTCCAAACAGTTATGAAGGGCAAGTTAGCGGCGAGGACTCATCCTATTGTCCCTGGGTCTTGTACAACTCGACTACATGGTGATACAGTCGTTCCAGAAGAAATTATTATTTTTATGGTGGGTGGTGTAACCTATGAAGAAGGGACCAAGATTGCCGAGTTCAACATACAAATGAAAGGACGTGTTCATGTGATTCTCGGAGGTAGCACGGTGCACAACAGCACCAGCTTTCTGGACGAACTCAGGTCCACATCGCTATAG
- a CDS encoding predicted protein: MAESRKPNKLYATHPKNYGKGSRQCRVTGRMGGMGLIRKYGINMKRQVFRERALDMGWEKYN, translated from the coding sequence ATGGCGGAATCTCGCAAACCCAACAAGCTGTACGCTACACACCCGAAGAATTACGGAAAGGGCTCGCGTCAATGCCGCGTTACCGGTCGTATGGGTGGTATGGGACTGATCCGAAAGTATGGAATTAATATGAAGCGACAGGTGTTCCGTGAGCGTGCTTTGGACATGGGCTGGGAAAAGTACAACTAA
- a CDS encoding predicted protein has protein sequence MPAPKKPEDPQEAAKNQAIDKELERAKQQEDLKVKLLLLGAGESGKSTIFKQMRILHGAPRTEDDLRMYGVVVRSNIVTAMRKLSLWRPIKVLWQSKTMKEVWSRRAAMNVIDGHKEYLQDLPRIASPDFQPTQQDILLARVKTNQVVMERYRIDGIEFEMYDVGGQRSERRKWISCFENVDAVIFVAALSEYDQALAESKRTNRMSEALELFRSVCNNRAFANTSIMLFLNKKDVFAEKIHYSDIVSQTPFSDYPYPPREFNSGVLYFIEKFKECLIDDDFNDSFIHVTCATDTNNMEFVLDSTRTIIMTDNLRRSGFLGPG, from the exons ATGCCAGCTCCCAAAAAGCCGGAGGACCCTCAGGAAGCAGCCAAGAACCAAGCGATTGATAAAGAGTTAGAGCGTGccaaacaacaagaagacCTAAAGGTCAAGCTGTTATTATTGGGTGCCGGAGAATCCGGAAAGTCTACAATTTTTAAACAAATGCGAATTTTGCATGGGGCTCCGCGAACCGAGGATGATTTACGCATGTACGGAGTTGTGGTTCGTTCGAATATTGTCACCGCTATGCGGAAGCT ATCA CTGTGGAGACCGATCAAAGTTCTTTGGCAG TCTAAAACCATGAAAGAAGTATGGTCTAGGAGAGCAGCAATGAACGTAATTGACGGACACAAAGAATATCTACAAGACCTGCCACGAATTGCGTCCCCGGACTTTCAACCGACTCAGCAAGACATTCTCCTTGCTCGAGTGAAAACGAACCAAGTTGTAATGGAACGGTACCGGATCGATGGCATTGAGTTTGAGATGTACGACGTTGGGGGGCAGCGCTCCGAACGGCGCAAATGGATCAGTTGCTTTGAAAACGTGGACGCCGTTATTTTTGTGGCCGCGCTATCAGAATATGATCAAGCTCTTGCGGAATCCAAACGTACAAATCGCATGAGCGAAGCATTAGAACTATTCCGTTCCGTATGCAACAACAGGGCGTTTGCAAACACATCGATTATGCTCTTTTTAAACAAGAAAGACGTATTTGCGGAAAAAATCCACTACAGTGACATAGTCTCTCAAACGCCATTCTCTGACTATCCCTACCCACCGAGAGAGTTTAATAGCGGTGTCCTATACTTCATCGAAAAGTTCAAAGAATGCCTCATTGACGATGACTTCAATGACTCGTTTATCCATGTTACTTGCGCAACTGATACAAATAACATGGAATTCGTCTTGGACTCGACACGGACAATTATCATGACCGACAACCTTCGAAGGTCAGGCTTTCTGGGCCCAGGCTAA
- a CDS encoding predicted protein, whose product MVTPSPKASAGDIATFNVLHGFPEALVRGMRSSFLSDADYHHLTQCETLDDVRLNLTESDYSDALADSATMTPASLQKAAIEKLVTEFQYLRSQSVEPLSTFLDFITFEYMIENVMLLLKGALSGRDINELIEQCHPLGMFKESTMRSIPTFENSSRGYADLYQTVLVDTPVGPYFAMFLQESSEHRDGDSRNVLEEVEIEIIKSSLIKYWLEDFYQFAMKIGGDTSQIMGELLKVRADTNAINITLNSFGTPLNEPSMRSSDRKRLYPSVGHLYPAGTTMLIDVQDEDELGRVLELFPQYSAIWSIHASGNGDKSIDDAFYERDVQQLELAFESQFHYAVFYAYVKLKEQEIRNMVWVSECILQQQKDEINKFVPVFSYHSPWRDGKKR is encoded by the exons ATGGTGACTCCCAGCCCTAAAGCCTCTGCTGGCGATATTGCTACCTTCAACGTACTCCATGGATTCCCGGAAGCGCTTGTTCGTGGTATGCGTTCCAGCTTTCTATCAGATGCTGATTATCACCATCTTACGCAGTGCGAAACGTTAGACGATGTGCGTTTGAACCTAACAGAGTCTGATTATTCGGATGCACTTGCGGATTCTGCGACGATGACCCCCGCTTCTCTTCAGAAGGCAGCTATTGAAAAG CTCGTTACAGAGTTTCAGTACCTGCGCTCCCAGTCTGTCGAGCCGCTATCGACATTTTTGGACTTTATTACGTTCGAATATATGATTGAAAATGTTATGCTTTTGTTAAAGGGTGCCTTGAGCGGCCGTGATATTAACGAGCTAATTGAACAGTGCCACCCGCTCGGTATGTTCAAGGAAAGTACTATGCGTAGTATTCCAACCTTTGAAAACAGTTCGAGAGGTTACGCTGATTTGTACCAGACGGTGCTTGTTGATACCCCCGTTGGTCCCTACTTTGCCATGTTTTTGCAGGAAAGTTCGGAACACCGTGATGGAGACTCTCGAAACGTTCTGGAAGAAGTTGAGATCGAGATTATAAAGTCTTCGCTAATCAAGTATTGGTTAGAAGACTTTTATCAGTTTGCCATGAAAATCGGAGGAGATACATCGCAAATTATGGGCGAGCTGTTGAAAGTTCGTGCTGATACCAATGCCATTAACATAACGTTGAACTCCTTTGGGACTCCTCTAAACGAGCCTTCGATGCGCTCTTCGGACCGCAAAAGGTTGTATCCTTCTGTTGGTCATCTGTACCCCGCTGGCACTACCATGCTGATTGATGTTCAGGATGAGGATGAACTTGGTCGTGTTCTTGAATTGTTTCCGCAGTACTCTGCTATATGGAGCATTCACGCGTCTGGCAACGGCGATAAGAGCATTGATGATGCCTTTTACGAGCGCGATGTCCAGCAGCTAGAGCTCGCCTTTGAAAGTCAGTTTCACTACGCCGTCTTCTACGCGTACGTGAAGCTGAAGGAGCAAGAAATCCGAAACATGGTGTGGGTCTCTGAATGCATTCTTCAGCAGCAGAAGGATGAGATTAATAAGTTCGTCCCAGTATTTTCTTATCATTCTCCCTGGCGCGATGGCAAGAAGCGATAA
- a CDS encoding predicted protein — protein sequence MSESKYTVEYAKSGRSTCKKCKVKIEKGQMRIGVHIDNGQFEYVNWTHPACFTMPRKLNMGANAMTTQQFIEAHLEDTTGGEILPAKAEELATEIDKKVDLQKKGDDNHSGSPLDSIKQEYEQQQKDTDSGNEPLPKRTKSSSGKAVELYAKYKSLKVDELKDFLRWNRQVMTGTKDIVLFKAIDGNIYGRLARCVLCGGRLKMNSDCTKVICSGSFDEDTSMRIDCAYQVEVPEAPRWQPWYTEEPSEEEQEAMDKLESEASLDIPAPDPELDVDIGKLVKEAEKLEWKLTSKDGLRKAVAELTDVVQKHEGKSVDLPDDIGSAKMKVGEVIARNREKSAAELVPIIVQEFGFKESKVAKAAKKEAAMEIMVKEPKNLPLVAAFQELSELYFKEGNRNAGASYAKVVSALKELSYEVTEENAKGLGKGKTKVANIGKTSADRIFEFVCTGKMEKLIEKRADAS from the exons ATGAGCGAAAGCAAATATACGGTGGAA TATGCCAAAAGTGGCAGATCGACCTGCAAAAAATGCAAAGTGAAAATAGAGAAAGGTCAAATGCGGATTGGAGTACACATTGACAACGGTCAGTTCGAGTATGTGAACTGGACACATCCCGCCTGCTTCACCATGCCGCGCAAGCTTAACATGGGAGCCAATGCGATGACTACGCAGCAATTTATTGAAGCTCATCTCGAAGATACGACAGGAGGAGAAATCCTTCCTGCGAAGGCCGAAGAGTTAGCCACGGAGATTGACAAGAAGGTCGACCTACAGAAGAAAGGCGATGACAATCATTCAGGATCGCCCTTGGACTCTATCAAGCAGGAGTAtgaacagcagcaaaaggACACAGATTCAGGAAACGAGCCGCTGCCCAAAAGGACAAAGTCTAGTAGTGGCAAGGCGGTTGAGCTTTATGCAAAGTACAAATCATTGAAGGTCGATGAATTGAAAGATTTCTTGCGATGGAATCGACAAGTCATGACGGGAACAAAGGACATTGTCCTTTTTAAAGCAATTGACGGCAATATATATGGCCGGCTCGCTCGGTGTGTTTTGTGTGGTGGTCGCTTAAAAATGAATTCTGACTGCACAAAAGTTATATGCTCTGGTTCCTTCGACGAGGATACAAGCATGCGTATCGATTGTGCCTACCAAGTCGAAGTGCCCGAAGCACCGCGTTGGCAGCCATG GTATACTGAAGAACCttccgaagaagaacaagaagcaaTGGATAAGTTAGAATCCGAAGCGTCCCTCGACATACCCGCTCCTGATCCAGAACTTGATGTCGACATTGGGAAACTCGTaaaagaagcagaaaagTTGGAATGGAAGCTCACATCTAAGGATGGCTTGCGGAAGGCAGTCGCTGAATTGACTGATGTTGTACAGAAGCATGAAGGTAAAAGTGTGGATTTGCCTGACGATATTGGCAGTGCCAAGATGAAGGTAGGCGAGGTGATAGCGCGAAATCGAGAAAAGTCTGCTGCAGAGCTTGTCCCGATCATTGTGCAGGAGTTTGGCTTCAAGGAGAGCAAGGTAGCCAAGGCTGCGAAGAAGGAGGCCGCAATGGAGATCATGGTCAAGGAACCAAAGAATTTACCTCTTGTCGCTGCTTTTCAAGAACTGTCCGAGCTGTACTTCAAAGAGGGAAATCGCAATGCTGGTGCCTCTTATGCCAAGGTTGTCAGCGCTCTGAAAGAGTTGTCATACGAAGTAACAGAAGAAAACGCGAAAGGACTAGGCAAGGGAAAGACGAAGGTCGCAAACATTGGTAAAACCTCAGCGGATCGAATATTCGAATTTGTCTGTACTggcaaaatggaaaagcttATAGAAAAGAGAGCTGACGCCTCCTAG
- a CDS encoding predicted protein has product MRRCCFLLATWLSAFHHDVAIAFSQATAPLVSKNGNAHAAEDSKFKENRRPFLLHTAAMISGLWLSNEPALAKDDVFRGNPLTNSVLEKIRIWEQAEADDLKYGGELERGDAGNKGKVEAYPRLLVPILQMANELDEVERICLGSRDSWAQAQNILKQKKYQKIEFKKQFNAYSDNIYYSDPDRANLYLGGGATPKTEQSLAYLLRNDILTNVEALQSEIEYLLKEPSESSEDLVLYATTANRAMKRYMGIVPPGELVKARELIK; this is encoded by the coding sequence ATGAGGAGGTGCTGCTTTCTACTCGCCACTTGGCTCTCCGCTTTCCACCACGACGTCGCCATTGCATTTTCCCAAGCGACGGCCCCTTTAGTCTCGAAGAATGGCAACGCGCACGCTGCCGAAGACTCTAAGTTTAAAGAAAACCGAAGGCCGTTCTTACTACACACGGCCGCAATGATTTCGGgtctttggctttcgaaCGAACCCGCACTAGCGAAGGACGACGTCTTTCGAGGCAACCCCCTCACTAATTCAGTACTCGAGAAAATACGCATTTGGGAGCAAGCTGAGGCGGACGACTTGAAATATGGCGGAGAACTTGAACGAGGAGACGCCGGGAACAAAGGCAAAGTGGAAGCGTACCCTCGTCTGCTCGTTCCTATTCTGCAAATGGCAAACGAACTCGACGAGGTTGAACGGATATGCCTCGGTTCTCGTGATTCCTGGGCGCAAGCACAAAATATCCTCAAGCAGAAAAAGTACCAAAAGATTGAATTCAAGAAGCAGTTCAACGCGTACAGCGATAACATTTATTACTCGGATCCAGATCGGGCTAACCTGTACCTTGGTGGAGGAGCGACGCCGAAAACGGAACAGAGTTTAGCATACTTGCTGCGCAACGATATTTTGACCAATGTGGAAGCTTTGCAGTCCGAAATCGAATATCTATTGAAGGAACCGAGCGAGTCGTCGGAAGATTTGGTCTTGTACGCTACTACGGCGAATCGGGCGATGAAGCGATACATGGGGATAGTACCTCCTGGGGAGCTGGTAAAAGCAAGAGAACTTATAAAGTAG